A stretch of DNA from Thermoanaerobacterium sp. PSU-2:
TTAAAACTCATTATTGTACCTCCTCAAATTTTTATTTAATATTTTTATACAAATTCTTTGTCACAGATTTTTTTGAGCGCAGTTGTTTTCACAATTCCAGCAACATCCAAAATACATGCTACATTTCCATCACCTAAAATAGTTGCTCCAGAAAAAATATCAAGTTTTCCTATGTATGAGCTAAAATTTTTAACTACAATTTCTTGATTGCCAATAAGTTCATCAACGACCAGTCCAAATCTTTTTTCGGCAACGCCTAAAATTACGATGATAATATTTTTATTTCCTCTCTTCCTGGGTACTTTAAAATAATCATGCAGCCAAATTAGTGAAATTGTTCTTTCTCTAATAATTACAACATCTTGCTTTTTAACTTTTTTTATTTCTTTTTCATTTAACCGTACAATCTCTATTACATTGCTTACTGGAATAGCATATATTTCGTTATTTATTCGTATTAAAAGTCCATTTAAAATAGCCAACGTCAATGGAAGTTTTATTATAAACTTTGTACCTTCCGATTCTTTTGTTTCAACTTCTATAACTCCATTAAGCTTATTAATATTATTATGAACAATATCCATTCCTACTCCACGCCCAGAAATATCACTGATACTTTGAGAAGTAGAAAATCCAGGTTTGAAAATTAGCTCTAAAATTTCTTTATCATTTAATAAGTCTGAATCCTGACGCGAAATTATTCCCTTTTCTAACGCAGCTTCTTTAACCTTATTCAAATTAATTCCACGTCCATCATCCTGAACTATTAGAATAAACTGATTTTCTTGATGATACGCATTAACTTTTATATTGCCCTTAGGATTTTTACCTGCTTTTAAGCGCTCATCAGGTGCTTCTATTCCGTGATCAGCAGCATTTCTGATTAAATGTATTAATGGATCTGCTAAATCTTCAATTATAGTTTTATCTAATTCTGTATCTTCACCTTCTATAACTAACTCAATTTCTTTATGAAGAGAATTCGCTAAATCTCTTACTAAACGAGGTATTCTGCTAAATAATTGTTTAATCGGCAACATGCGAACTTTTAATACTAATTCTTGAAGCTCATTTGTTATCCTTGATATCTGATTTGAAATTTCCTCCAAATCCTCAAAAGAATTATCCGAATTATATCGCTCATGCAACAAACTAACAATTTGAGTAATTCTCGATTTTTCAATTACAAGTTCGCCAACCATCTCCATCATTTTTTCTAATCTGCCTATATCCACTCTAACTGTTTGATTTGCCTTATTCTTTGTCTCATTTGTATTTTGTCCTTCATAGCCATTAGATTTTGTCATGTTACCGACATTATCTGATTGGCTATGTATTAAATTTAAATCAAACAAATCTGCATTAAAGCTTTCAATCTCCAACATTCTATCTAAGACTTTAATTTTTAATTCTTTTTTATTAAATTCAGTAATTAACAAATACGAAATACTTTCTACATCAATATTATCATTCATGTCTGTTATATCAGGTTCACTTTTAATAACAGTGCCCAATTGGTTTAAAAAATTTAAAATCAAAAAAGCACGTACAGTTTTCATAGCACAATCTTTTTTTAATTTCACTTCACATACAAACACATTTAAACCAGATGCTGCAGCTTGTTGTACTTGAATTTGTTGTTCTAAATCGAGATTAAATTTTTTATTTGTTTCCGCATTCATAGTTTCTTTCAATAATTGATCGTTTGATATGTATTTG
This window harbors:
- a CDS encoding chemotaxis protein CheA; its protein translation is MYKLYDTPEFIRAFLDEVDEQLQLFEENILKLEQNVNDDEIIKTLFRVAHTLKGSSAAVGFEKMKILTHEMEDMLDKIRSGKIKVIKQVIDLLFKCLDELKTLKEEFSNGDMKTDITLILSELHKYISNDQLLKETMNAETNKKFNLDLEQQIQVQQAAASGLNVFVCEVKLKKDCAMKTVRAFLILNFLNQLGTVIKSEPDITDMNDNIDVESISYLLITEFNKKELKIKVLDRMLEIESFNADLFDLNLIHSQSDNVGNMTKSNGYEGQNTNETKNKANQTVRVDIGRLEKMMEMVGELVIEKSRITQIVSLLHERYNSDNSFEDLEEISNQISRITNELQELVLKVRMLPIKQLFSRIPRLVRDLANSLHKEIELVIEGEDTELDKTIIEDLADPLIHLIRNAADHGIEAPDERLKAGKNPKGNIKVNAYHQENQFILIVQDDGRGINLNKVKEAALEKGIISRQDSDLLNDKEILELIFKPGFSTSQSISDISGRGVGMDIVHNNINKLNGVIEVETKESEGTKFIIKLPLTLAILNGLLIRINNEIYAIPVSNVIEIVRLNEKEIKKVKKQDVVIIRERTISLIWLHDYFKVPRKRGNKNIIIVILGVAEKRFGLVVDELIGNQEIVVKNFSSYIGKLDIFSGATILGDGNVACILDVAGIVKTTALKKICDKEFV